The genomic region TTGAAGGTGGTGTCGAACGTAACAACATCACCGAAATCACTATAGTTCGCACGGCAACTAGCATGGCTCCAGAAAAAAAATTTCGGAAGACCATCAGCATCATACATTATGTCGTGATAAAACTTTCCATTGTGTGCATGGAATTCATTGAAAAATTCCATCATCTTGTTTCCATCATCAGTTTTCTCGTTACGCATGTTAGCCGCCTTCCTATAAATTCAAAAACATGTATAAGCTAGACTACAGGAAACCTATTAGACTGATATAAGAAACAATGAGTAACACGGGTACCTATTCTCCAAGTCCCTGTCCGGAAAAGGAATATTATCTCGGCTACCATGCATGTCTGAGAGCAAATTGATCATAGACTTGTGTTTTACTTTTGCGGCTTGCAAATGATCGACGAACAACATTAATGAAGGATCAAAGTTTTTGTGTACCCTCATAAACTTAAGTTGGGAGGGCGTGGATACAAGAGGATggttgtgttcttgaactagcctCTCAATTTGAAAAGATCCATctttcagatttttccttagcTTGACAAAGGCTCGACAGCCTGTTCTCTTCGACATCTTTGCTCGCTTGCGTTCTTCGTCGTGATTTGGTAGGGGTGCATGCCCTTCACGGGAACAGCAAAACTCACGCACCGTCTTTTTTGTGCGACTCTTGCGAACATCAAATCCAGCATGACTTGCGTAGCGGACATAAAATTCGTAAGCTTCTTTCTCGTCAGCAAAGCATTGCAGCAGTTTAGGAACGATGTCTTCGGAAATATCTTCACGCTGCGTATAGAAACGAAATTGGAAATAGGAACACCAAGTTCAAAGAGGGAAAATGTACAAGATTAAACTGAATCGGAACTTACCGGACTGTAGGTTTGGGTTTTATCAGGGGTGACCATGTCACCCGGTTGGAGTCCTGGCGGTGGGGTGAGGACGGAAGTGTGCATCCGTGGATCTCGTACAGATGGTGGACTGCAGGGgacagatgatgatgaagatgatgcaccGGCGGTGTTCTTCCATGATGTTGGCGTAGAAGTTGCTGGAGCTCCTTGCGAGAAATTGAATGTCACAGGAGAGGGATCCATTACGAGAGATATCTTGCCTTCATCAGGAAATCATGGAAGAAGCTTCGGAAGATGAGATGGAGATGGAGTATGGATGGGGGTGTTCAGCGATTAGAGAGCAGTTAGTACGCACACATCCGCAAGGACGGGGTGGGGGGGTTAAGGAAATGATGGCGTGTTGGTGGTGGTAAGTGGGGTATGAGAAAGTAAGGAGTCGTGGTAAGACTCTTACTGTTATTTGCTTTACGGTTACTATACAGTAACCATTACTATTGGGTTATAATCTGTGACAACGTCGGCCGTCTGCAATAGAAACATTTGATGGGATATACTGGAGTAACAGGTTGTTTTTACCATATATACTGTCTAATGGCAAGAGGCCCCAATTCTTGCGGATAGTAAGCGCATTACTACAGTTGCGAATTGCTATAACCATAGATTTATTTAATGTATTTACGACCCCAGACCACAAGAGAAACATGTGAGGATTACGTTGACCAAAAAAAGCAATCACAAAACTTATGTAGGTATATTGGAATCTCGGGCGAATCAGCAATGGTAACAACATCAAACAATTTATAGAAAACACGGTGAAGTATCATCTGCAGAACTTGCACTGGTAATATAGAAAGGAAAGCAAATACTACATTAATTAAAGTCTCTCGGACATTTAGAGCGGTACATCATATCAAGGGATTACTAAAACATGGGAGAGGCAACTaacaaagaaaggaaataaaatacTTCATCAATGAAGTGTCTCCGCATTTCGAGTGGTACATCATATCAAGCTAGGTAGTAAAACATGAGAAAAGTAAAAACAGGAGCGGCAATGGCAAAAGCAAGGGACAGCTTCATCTGTCTAGCAATTTTGATGGTTTGTGCCTTGGCATTGTCTGCAGCATCGAAGGCCACCTTCAGATCAAGATGCCACTGGTTCTGGTTAACGTAATTGTCCAGAATATCTTCCCAAATAAAGATGTTGCAGGCTGCAGCCGATGGATCCTGCAAGCACAAGGATGTAAAAACCCGAGGTGACGTGAAGCATGGAAATACATCAAAGAAATGAGAATAGGAGCGCTTACATCCCAATAGGGGCACTGGTAGAAGAACCTCCCCTCGTTAGCTCCAACGAGTTGCACGAGCCTCTGGGCGTGTGTGCCACAGGCGCAGTATAGCCGTGGCATGGCGGATGGCTTGCGAGGAGGCCTAATGGCTGAAGGAGGCATGGCTTGCATGCACTTGGGAGCTCTGATGAAACTGGGAGGTGTAGGAGATTTCAGTGCGCAGGAGAAACATATTTATATAGTGCTGCGGCAAGATTAGTGGGGAGGTGGGGGCGGGAAAGGCGCATGTATTGCGGCCACGATTTCTTCCCTAATCTATTGCCGGCACGATTGAATGGAGGGAATAAGTACTGCGTAAAATGAAGGGAATTACTATTATTGTTTCAGTGTGTTACCATATAAGGATAGTTCGTAAGAATCTACGGTCGATTTACCATATATGGTGCATGGTGTTACTATAAAAAAATTGATCACATCGGTGAcaggaaaacaaaaagaaaaatgtaTGTGTAATGAAAATGTAGCCTTGACATATCGTAGGCTGCATTGTATGATTTGGTCAAAGATTTGCAGGAAAATTTACATATttaaaaatatgaaaaatatttaAACATAGAGTGACACGTTCAAAGAGCTGGTAGGAAATTGGCATGCCTTCTGGTACAAGGTTGTGCCTACTTGCAGTGAATGGAAATAAGTTCTGGTGATTTAACCTGTAATtgtaaataatactccctctgtcccaaactAAGTGTCTGAaactctagtacaaagttgaggcacttatttcgagacggagggagtattaggtaGTAATGACCTCGTATATAACGGGAGAGAAAAGGTACTACAGAAAATATATAAAACATTAATGCACATTGCAGCCATCGATTGTGCCACCTAATATACGATTAGATAATACAAAATACAGTAATGCAGAAGCAAGTACGGAAAGCAGTACAATAATATTCTCCGTCACTTAGGTTTACATTAGGACGAATATCTGTCGGGAAAGTAATCATGGTGGATATGGAAATAAACATGGCTAGCTTGTGACTCCCCTCGCGAAACATTTTGGTTTGCTAGTGCCGGCAACTGGTTATGCTTTTGTAATAGCCTTCCTCAAAACTTCAATTTGAGGTGGTAGCTGACGAAATAAATTCAATTCATGGAACACCATGTATGCAAGCTCCTCCGACCTGTAATCACTAAACTTCTCCTGCAAATGATTCATAGAGAAAAAAGAATTAACATTGTAGCCATGACATCGTATTTATCTAGTAACGAtacgtgtgtgtgggggggggggatgcTCACTGGGTCGATTTTGATTCGTAATTGATTCTCCTCGCCATCATAAAATTTCAGGAATTTGAAACAGAAGAAAGGACAGTCGTTGGCAAGTTGTTTGGGGGTTGGAAATCTAGCAATAGGCCACTTGCAGAAGTTGTCGAACTTCCCCTCAGTAACTTTTAAAAAAGCATCATTGAGTCTGGCGACAGCAATAGGACCCCACGGCTTATGAAAATCCTCAAATGTAGTCTGTTGTGTGCTCCAGTCAACTGAATCGAGGACGTCAATCCGTCTGTGAACACGATTCACACAATAAACTGAGAAATGACTGCCCTGATGGGATACCCATAATATCTGCAGCAGATAAAAAAATATGAATGGAGAGCAAAGGATGTAGAGCATGCAAGATGAAAAGTGTGATGCAGTAAGGAACCTTACCATGCGAACATCTTGAGGGTCTTTATCCGCGAGGTCTTCCTTTAATAGTGCCTCAATGAAAGTAGGATTGAAGGATTGCGTCTCGTGCCGAGCATCGACATTAAGGTGGAACTGCACATAATAATTCAAAAATGTTGATTATTGATTTGACAAAATGATGCTGAATACTTAGGTAACGAGAACATGGAATGGTTAGCCATAGTAAAAATGGATAATTGTAAAATCAGGTTTAAATACCGATAGTGACCAACGAAGGAACATCCTGTACCCAGCCGACGTGGGCCTTAATTTAATCTCATCGTGACGCAGAATGTCTATGTAGTATTCCATCAAGCTGGGTAGCATTGATGCCCCATCGCCGAAGCTTTTTGCGAGATCCATGCCAGTAAGATATAACTTAGAAGGTTCGTAAGCAAGAAGTCCAGTCCTATGACAAGGTTAATTCGGAATTTGTAATGTATTttaaaatgatgaaataattagtGCACATTAAAAATAGGATGCAATGGTGTGAAGGTTTACTTTTTGAGATCAAGGTCGTTGATTACTATGTCACGGAGTTTTCGGGCGTGGTTGAGAGAAATGGTAGACTTAACAGGATGTAATTTAAATGGAGAAATGATCTTCAATGGTCTCTTCCTGATCCTCTTTACGATAACTGGTAGTTGACCGCATTGCAGAACATTTCCAGGAGCTCCGAATTGGTTGGGGTTCACAAAGCTTGGGACATTGGTTTTGTCCTTCTCCATGTTCTTGGCGGTGCGAACAAGTGTATGTTTTTTCCGTAGACTGAAATATGTAGAAAATAACCCAACTGAGATACGATATTATGTATGTGAACATTACTATTGGAAAAAAATGTAAAAACAAAGTTAATAGCAGGGCAGCACTTACAACATCTGTTTTTTTAAATCTCGCCGAGCGCCTGGGAGACAGCTGTAGAGCAGATGCATCAGAGACCTGACAGACATTAAAATGGTAAATTTTAGGCAATGTGTGTGCAGCCGCAACTCTGATTTACGAAAGAATGCACTTATAAAAAGTATCACCTGGATAGTGTGGGCAGCCTGTTGTGCAGTGGAGGCAGACTGCTGTAGGTTGGTAGGTTGAGCCTCCGCTCCAGTGTGAGGTAATTTGATGATTTCACTGCCACTCCTAATACACACTTTGTGGGATGGCTCTCTAGTATCCTGCATTGAAATGGAAATAGTAAAAAAGGAGGTTAATAAGATTTATGAGCACCTGGCATAATAATTATAAGTAAGCATAAAGATAGATAATTACAAAATGGGGGGTTCTGTCTGGGTGAATATTAGCATCTCGAAGTTGTTGGCTAACTTCCCATTCTTGTGTTGGCTGACCGAAGGATACTAAGGATTCAGGTGTGTTGGCATCTTCCAACTGTATACATGATGGATACTTCATTAGAAATGTGCTATATTTGGAGCTATGTAGACGTAATGGAGGGTATTACCTGAAATTGCTCTGCGGTGGTACACTGTTCTGTGTGGCTAATTGGTTCATGGACAGTAATTTGGCGATCAGCATCATTGTCATGGTTAACTGGGACTTGACCAGTAATTATTGGTGCATCCACAGATAAATGACCATCTATACTTAACCATAAAATTAAGTCATTGAAAAAAAATGTTATAATTTTGGCGAAGCCGACACATCTATTTATAAGTTGGTATGGACTTAAGTTTGAGTAGGAAAAACAACCTTTTGAGACCTGCTCTGTGTGATCAGCAGCTTCTGCATCGATTTGTGCCTCATTGACAAACTTTTGGCCCGTGAATACGTCTGACACACCCACCCCCAAGTTTTCTgcatctagaaagaaaaagaaattcgAAGAAAATATTTGTACATGAAACAACCAAGCAGTAGATAGTATTTACAAATAGATAAACAAGACCAGTAGTAAGAGAAAATATAGAAACATGTCAAAAGAGAAGTAATAGATTTGTATCCTAGTTACCAGTGTTAGTTGGAGCTATCTCAGCTTCTTCTTCATGCTCATGGCCTAGGTCATCAAGGTGCACCTCATTAATAAGACGCGCTGTGCAGTATAGAAAAATTATAATAGTATTACCATAAACAAGTGCAGTCCGAAGATGTATTGAATTTGTATTATGATTCATGAACTGACCGTCTGCATCACATGAGGGGCATCCAGTTCCATCATATTCAATGCCTTCACACATTTGAGAAAACGTAATGGGATCGGTGATTCCTTGCGCATCCACATCAGAACAGTTAGCAGCATGAGTAGGGCAATCGGTTTTTGAGTGGCTGTCAGAGCCATGTTGTTTGTCTGCATGCACAACGTTCAGAAGTTGTCGTGTAGGGTTAAAGAAAAGGTGAGAAATAGTTGGTCGTGGTGCGTTCAATTTTCAACATAGCTAGGCGGAAATAAATAGATTACTAGAATATCTAGTTGGTGTTACAATAAATGACAAGTGGAAACACCACGAAATAAAATGAATTCCTAGAAAAGAAACTTGGTATTATCATAAATATGTGCATGGAAACCCTTAGAGGGATTACTACAATAACAAGTGGGTTTTACCATCAAATGTAAGAAGTCACTACCAGCTTCATATGTGAAAAACATTTAAATTACATGAATCACTACATCAAGTTAGCATAGAATGGAAAGTGAGATGAGGAATGAAACCTGGTGGTGGAAGGTTGTTCATAGAGTCAACAGTATTGTGTGGCTCAACTGTTTGATGAGGTTTATTGGGCTGGTCTGCGCATGCAAATGTTGACAAGGTATACAATTAAAATTAGTTTATTCAAGTTGAAGACATATGAAACATACAGAAAAATGTAAGCTTACTACTTGTGCAATCATTTTCACTTTTGTCATAAGGTCCATAAAATGCGGTAAGCAAGCTTTCTGCAAGAGCAACAACAAAAGCGGTGACAAATAATATGGTTTGTaagaacaaagaaatgcaatttAATAACATAAGGGTGTGCAAAAACCTTGCTGGGACTTGGTCGTAGAAGCTTCGATATTACCCTGGAGCAGTTGGGTAAGAGAACCTTGCAGTGGGCCATCTGCTGATAATTAGTAAAAATACACAAGGTTTAAATACATGATATGCAAATGACTAGTTGCGTTGTGGTGAGTCATAGAATTAACTTATAAAATTATGTGCCATCATGACCAATACCTGACGATGGAAGATTCTTGCTGGGATCCACACCATCGTTTCGCTGAACACTGCGGTCGGCTTCGGATTGTACTGCACATAACGTGTGATTTTTGAAAGGGCATAATATAGAGAAATGCGCTAGTgaggcagaaaagagagaaaagaacaAGATTAAACTTACTACTGGTGCCATCAACTTCAATATTGTCTGTAGCAGCAGGAATGTCATGAATCGACCGTTCTGCTGGGCCATCAAGAAAAGTAGCAAAAGCTAAGATATATCGTTAAAAAGACAGCAATGAAAAGTAGAGAAGGGTGTGAAAAATGTTGATGGCAGTTGGTCACTGAGGATTGGGAATCACCCCGAGCGAGTTGGGCTGAAGATCTCCCAGGTGGGTTCTCATC from Triticum aestivum cultivar Chinese Spring chromosome 4A, IWGSC CS RefSeq v2.1, whole genome shotgun sequence harbors:
- the LOC123082624 gene encoding uncharacterized protein, giving the protein MEKDKTNVPSFVNPNQFGAPGNVLQCGQLPVIVKRIRKRPLKIISPFKLHPVKSTISLNHARKLRDIVINDLDLKKTGLLAYEPSKLYLTGMDLAKSFGDGASMLPSLMEYYIDILRHDEIKLRPTSAGYRMFLRWSLSFHLNVDARHETQSFNPTFIEALLKEDLADKDPQDVRMILWVSHQGSHFSVYCVNRVHRRIDVLDSVDWSTQQTTFEDFHKPWGPIAVARLNDAFLKVTEGKFDNFCKWPIARFPTPKQLANDCPFFCFKFLKFYDGEENQLRIKIDPEKFSDYRSEELAYMVFHELNLFRQLPPQIEVLRKAITKA